A single window of Myxocyprinus asiaticus isolate MX2 ecotype Aquarium Trade chromosome 34, UBuf_Myxa_2, whole genome shotgun sequence DNA harbors:
- the sla1a gene encoding src like adaptor 1a gives MGNVMKRQEEKSTAPNSLDSVSKDCDSLVVLSDYPCRDISEPIFKMGDRLMGLSEDGCWWKVHSLQTGTENYIPSNHVAKVYHGWLFEGVERQKAEELLSLPGNGVGSFLIRESQREKGVYSLSVRHRTIKHYKILRLTNSWYYISPRLTFQCLEDMVNHYCDSSDGICCVLSTPCLALSNPVPSSIQEAPPVVMRHNLDWKKVNRSQLMSPGELDFVDNKDNMMSYGVRSSMASYLSLTSIPKAGQSKDRKKKSKSVYIMPDHSNMDIDENC, from the exons ATGGGGAATGTGATGAAAAGGCAGGAAGAGAAAAGCACAGCGCCTAACAGCTTGGACTCCGTGTCTAAAG ACTGTGACAGCCTTGTGGTGCTCTCTGATTATCCATGCCGTGACATTAGTGAACCAATCTTTAAGATGGGGGACAGACTCATGGGTCTTTCAGA AGATGGTTGCTGGTGGAAAGTCCACTCTCTACAAACAGGAACTGAGAACTACATTCCCAGTAATCATGTGGCAAAGGTCTATCACGG ATGGCTGTTTGAGGGGGTTGAGAGGCAGAAGGCAGAAGAGCTTTTGTCACTGCCTGGTAATGGTGTCGGATCTTTTCTCAttagagagagtcagagagaaaAAG GTGTGTATTCTCTCTCTGTGAGACACAGGACCATCAAGCACTATAAGATATTGCGTCTGACTAATAGCTGGTACTACATTTCACCACGGCTTACCTTCCAGTGTCTGGAGGATATGGTCAATCACTACTGTG ACTCTTCAGATGGTATATGTTGCGTTCTCAGCACTCCATGTCTGGCTCTATCCAACCCTGTCCCAAGCTCAATCCAGGAAGCACCCCCTGTGGTAATGCGCCATAACTTGGATTGGAAGAAAGTGAATAG ATCACAGTTGATGAGCCCAGGTGAGCTGGATTTTGTGGACAACAAAGATAACATGATGAGCTACGGGGTAAGGAGCAGCATGGCCAGCTATCTGTCTTTAACATCAATACCTAAGGCTGGGCAGTCCAAAGACCGCAAAAAGAAGAGCAAATCTGTCTATATCATGCCTGACCACAGTAATATGGATATAGATGAGAACTGTTAG